In Helianthus annuus cultivar XRQ/B chromosome 3, HanXRQr2.0-SUNRISE, whole genome shotgun sequence, a single window of DNA contains:
- the LOC110931276 gene encoding uncharacterized protein LOC110931276, with translation MDKLPPAVTVTNIKSHIPVVLENDCSKYNSWKQLFLTHCEAYEGLDHIVPPDNPPEAKPPTWDRVDALVRQWIYSTISPELLETILKPKSTAQMAWDTLAALFQDNENSRTVDLENKFSSTRMDSFTDISSYCKAMKNIADQLANVNAPVSDKRLVLQIVKGLNSKYNTVAAIIQQTTPLPDFYGVRSRLTMEESRLNAQENTPADTALAAAAPPPPAAPAFLSLNPYLTFMLLPLFPFPKTPPKPLPYPSGNMP, from the coding sequence ATGGACAAACTTCCCCCTGCAGTCACCGTCACTAACATCAAATCCCACATTCCTGTGGTTCTAGAGAATGATTGCAGCAAGTATAATTCATGGAAGCAGTTATTCTTGACTCACTGTGAAGCATACGAGGGTTTGGATCACATCGTCCCGCCGGATAATCCACCAGAGGCGAAACCACCCACTTGGGACCGGGTGGATGCATTAGTTCGTCAGTGGATATACTCCACCATCTCTCCCGAACTGCTGGAAACTATCCTCAAGCCAAAATCAACCGCTCAGATGGCTTGGGACACATTGGCAGCCTTGTTCCAAGACAATGAAAACTCGAGGACCGTTGATCTCGAAAATAAGTTCTCCAGCACTAGGATGGACTCCTTCACAGACATCTCATCCTACTGCAAAGCCATGAAGAACATTGCTGACCAATTGGCTAACGTTAATGCTCCGGTGTCTGATAAACGTCTCGTTCTCCAAATTGTGAAAGGTCTCAATAGCAAATACAACACCGTTGCGGCTATCATCCAACAAACCACTCCACTGCCAGATTTTTATGGTGTTCGGTCTCGTCTTACAATGGAGGAAAGCCGCCTAAATGCTCAAGAAAACACCCCTGCAGATACAGCACTAGCTGCCGCCGCCCCTCCACCGCCTGCTGCACCGGCATTCTTAAGCCTAAACCCGTATTTGACCTTCATGCTTCTGCCCCTATTCCCCTTCCCAAAAACCCCGCCGAAGCCATTACCATACCCGAGTGGAAACATGCCATGA